A window of Cuculus canorus isolate bCucCan1 chromosome 20, bCucCan1.pri, whole genome shotgun sequence genomic DNA:
ACCAGCCCCCTCCTGCCCAGAGGCTGCTCGGCTGCAGCGCTGCGTCCTGCTGCCCCAGAtactgacttttattttaagaaaagggTGCATTTTTTcatcccctctccctccatTATGACTGGTTTTGATCGTACAGTTGGGGCTTGAACTTTTTATTAGAGAAGTCTTCAATCTGGAACAAACCAGAGACGGGGCTGCTCTGCTGGGTGCGGaacacagaagcaaaagcagctgTTGCAGCTCCTGTGATCTGAGAACAGAATCATCAATTAAAAATCATGGCATAGTTTTGTGAACtttttagggtgttttttttataaCAGGTATTCGTTTCAGTCCTGGACTGTCCATGGCAGGTTCACAGCCACTTCTCTCCTCCCCACTCCTCAGCCTcagctccctgccccacagaatAGCACTGGCGTTTGTATTTCACACGTCCCTTGCGGAGGCTTTGTTCTGTCCTGTTCCTAGAGAACATTTTCTGCAGGTCCCACCTGGTGAAACCTTTTGaactttacatttttttttaacagtaaatgtcatttgggggggagggggtttCTGCCAAGGGCTGTACTTGTAATAAATCggaaacttaaaaataaacattatgtACTTGTGTTTGTAAAGCTGGCATGCAGCGAGTTCTTTGTGGGTGCCAGTGGCTGCGTGGGGCTGGCTGGGATGTCTCACCTCTGCCTTCCATCAGATGTAGAGTTGCTGCATTTCTGGGGAACATGGAGTCCCAGAGCAAGGGAACAGTGAGCCAGGTCAGCTCACGGCTCTGGAGAGATGTCCTGTAGGCCACATGCTGCTCAGGTTTGCTCGGGCCAATGCTAGGCCCTGCCTTCCTTcatggagtcatggaatggtttgggttggaagggacctcaaaaccctttgagttccactccctgccatgggcggggacacctcccactggatcaggggctccgagccccatccagcctggcctggaacccctccagggctggggcagccaccactgctctggacaacctgttccagggcctccccaccctcacagcaaaacatttcttcccaatatccagtctaaatcttcccccttccgatttaaagccatttccccttgtcctaccactacagGCCCTTGGGAAAAAGTCTCTCCTCAAGTTTCTTGTAGACAGGCAGGCTGGGCTATGCCCTTGCAGCTCTCCTTCCCAAGCAGAGCTGGCCCTGGAGATTGCTCTCCCTTGGAGACAAAAGGATGGGGCTGTATCTTCCTGCCCCTGGGCAGGCGAGAGCCACCGGGCTGTGGCAGTGGTCCTTGGGCTAGTTGCCCCTTTCAGTCCCATCTCTTGGGTGGTGCCCATATGCTGCTCGTCCTGTGCCACAGCACTCAGGGAGCCCTCTGGAAGGGAATAtgtggaggtgatggagaagcTGAATGTTTCTGCTCCTTCACCCCAGTGCTGTGTGTCTGGATGCCATCAACAGTGCTTCCCTTGTTGTGTTCATGGGTGTTTTGCAACTATAGCCTTGTTGGCTGCAGCGCAGAGCTCAGCAAGGACCGTTCCCTCTGTGCACGGCTCCCAGCCCACCCTCCTGGTCTCACAGCCTCATGGGGACACCATCAGCTTCCATGGTAGGAGGTGAACCAGGACACTGTACAATCCAACAATGGTGAAACGAGGCTGTTGGCCAAAGTTTTCCTGTTTTTGCCAGTGCTGCGCTGCCGACAAGGTAACAGGGGCCTGGGTGTCTTCATCCTCCTCCATGCTCAGGAGCTGAGCTAGGAATGCTTTGGCCAGGCCAAATCCATCAGGCAGAGGAAATCCCTGATGGATTTGAGGGATTCCAAGGTTCTCGGCAATGGAGAGATGCTGCTTTCACCGGAGAAGACTCATTCCCTCTCCATACGAGGTGCTGTAGCTGGGCACACAACAGGGAAATTGGAGCGTGACTCAAGCTGGGACATTTCCAGGCCTCAACATGGAGACCTCACACCAGCATCTGCTCTGAGACCTTTTTGGGGACTTGCTTTTTATAGCAGCCCCTCACACGGCATCAGTGTCCTGTGCACAGCTATAAATAGCTGTCCCCACACTGCAGGCGAGTGTGTGGGGCTGGTGCCCAGCTTGGCACCGTGGGCTGGGGGACGTTCACCAGCACGGCTGTTCCCGGCATGACCTGGGACAACCCCCGTGGGGACATCTGGATCTCCAGCACGGCCTCGGGAGAAGCCACAGGGCACAGCCCGTGAGGAGCTTCAGCTTGGTCCCACTGTGGCTTCATCATTAATATTAACCAAAGCACATTCCTAGAGCACAGCGACGTTCCTTTTCAAGAGAAGGTTGGATGGAACTTTGAGcaccctgacccagtgggaggtgtccctgcccatggcagagggtggaactggatgggctttgaggtcccttccagcccagcccattccatgattccttcTGCCGCTCAAAAGCAGGAGGGCACATCCAGGATAACAGCAAGTGCGTGGGGCACTGAGCTCACCCTCTCTATGCTTTTTGCTGGACCAAGACTTGGGGTGTCCCAGACCTGGTAGCAGCCCTGACTCGGTCATCCCTCCTGCTGGCACTGGGACGGGTCACCCTCTCAGCGCTGCCCAGGCCGAAGGCTGCCCTGCACGGGGGGGAGAGAGCTGAGAGGGGCATATATGGCTGCCTCAGCCAGAGCAGAGCCATTGGGCTGCCCTCACAGCTACTGCAAGGAGCATGGAGAGGGGATTCAGGGATGCTCTTGAGGTGGAGGAGAGTTGAGTCTCCCCAGCATAGAGCTGAGAGTGGCCATGACGCACATAGAACCCTTCCAGGAGCAGCTCCATGCTGGGGCACGGCTCTGTCTCCccagtatcatagaatcatagaatcaccaggttggaaaggacccactggatcatcgagtccaaccgcccctaacactcccttaaaccatgtccataagcacttcatcaacccattccttaaacacctccagggaaggtgactcaaccccctccctgggcagctgttacagtgcccgatgactctttctgtgaagaatttttttctgatatccagcctgaacctcccctggcggagcttcaggccattccctcttgtcctgtcctctgtcacttgggagaagagcccagctccctcctctccactacctttcaggtagttgtagagagcaataaggtctcccctcagcctcctcttctccaggctaaacaaccccagctctctcagccgctcctcgtaagacgttctccagcccctcaccagcttcgtttctcttctctggacacgctccagagcctcaacatccttcttgtggtgaggggacagaactgaacacagtacttgaggtgcggtctcaccagtagGGCCTCAGgcgggtggtgaggcaccagcgGCCACCGCAGCCTGACAGCCGGGGCCAATGGCATCCGTTATCGGGGTGAATGCCAGGGTGCCCAAGGCCGGGCTGTCCCTGCGAGCCAGGACGCGCTGTGCCGCGTGTGTGCCCCAAGCTGGCTCCAGGCTCAGCACCCGCAGCCTGAGGGATCCGGCACAGGATCAACCCCACGCCCCCGCCCCGCACAGTGCCCAGCTCCTCGGGCTGGACTTTGGAGCTTGTCCCACAGCCAATATTGACTCCTGCCATGGGTCACGGCTCTGTCAAACAAACCCAGCCAAAGGAGCCCCTGCAGCTGTGACCCCTGTGCCAATAGGGTCCCTGCCCAGCCCGGGGCCACCCTTgccacccagcaccccaacGCAGGTGCCAGTCGCTCAGTGTCCCCCCTCTGGCTCCCCACCACAGTGGGGGCTTCTTCGCACCTCAGCCGCCGTGGGGCTCCCAGGGGAGGCAAAGACTTTTCCTCAGATCAGTCGCTCAACTTCTCCTGCACCCCCGGAGGTGGATGAAAGGCGCTTGGCCCATCAATCATGGCAGCACAAAGCCCCGGCACAGTGAAGGGCGTTTgatcccagctcctgcagcccccccgGTTCAGGGTGTGGGGGTCTCACACCCCTCCTTCAGCCGCAGCCCTGACACAGAGCTCTGAGCTACGAGGGCTTCGCCGAGGCTGAGGGCTGCTGGTGCGGGCAGTGGGTGCTCATTGGGTCCTTTGCCTCTGGGCAAGAGGGACCGGGGCCACAGAGACCCTCCCTGGGGCCCAGCACTAATTAGTGGGCAATCAGATGATGGACAAGCCTTGAGCATCAccagggctgctccctgcccagctCTCCCATGGCACTGAGACCCCACCGTACACCCTGCAGCCCTACAGCCCAGCTGTGGACAGGAACTGCCCTCCGAGGGGTCTCAGGGCAGGGTGGGCACGGTCCCCATTGCTGAGCCCCCGGCAGAGCCCCTGTGCCCGCAGGATGGAGCACCAACCGCCCAGCATCCCAGTCAGGATCATCCCCCAGCACCATTTGAGGCTTGAGTTTCCCTCCGGACAATGGGGCAGGAGAGCTTGGATTGTAACCGGAGCAGGGGATAAATAAAGCTGCCCAGAAGTTTCCATTACCCACACCTAGAGCTTCTGCGTGGGACATCAAAGCCGAGCGCTCACCACCCCAAGGTCCCGCGCCCCCAGCCCATCACCCCAGCTCCTCGCCTGCCCTGGCGGCACCGACACAAATCACCTACAGAGCCTGAGTGGAAAAGATGATTCGTTAGCATGACAGCGCTGGAAAACTTCACTTCTCAGCCAGACGGGCACCAGAACCAGTCATGGGGCAGCCAGCCGGGGGGCACCCCCAGAGAGGTGCTCCCGGCATGGTACACTcgccctctccctgctggcacTCAGCACACAGCAACCGCAGCCCCGAGCCGCTGAGCCCCTCGGATTCCTCCTAACAGCACCAGGTTGGAGTAACACATCCAGGGTTTATTGTTTTTTCCATTCCTCGCagctaatgatttttttaaaaaaaaaaaacaaaaaaaccctaaaaaaatctaaaataaattacagaattaaATAAACACTGACTGGATTATTCCCCTCCTGGCCACCCCAAAGAAAGCATTAGAAGAGTCGCTGCTTTTGGcaacagcaacaagaaaacaaCCTCTAGGAAAAAGCAGCTACTCGTCAGGGTTGAGTGGTGCTGGGAGGGGGTCCCGCAGGCTTTGCCCCCCCAGCCTCTGCCCTCGCCCCGCAGCATCGCCCCTTACCCGTGAGGTCCTGTCCCCGGACAGGGAGCACCCCCCGGCTCTAAACGTGTGTCGGGTTGTCCAGATAAGGGTCCGTCTTGGTCATGTGCAGCATGACCGTGGGGGCCTTGTAGTGGCAGTGCACCCCGCCGCAGCTCACCCCGCTGCAGGGCTTGCCCCGCGTCCTCACACCCAGCTTTCTGTTGCAAAGGCTCTGCCAGGTTTGCAGCGTCTTGGAGCTCCACACCCACACCCCGCTGGTGATGCCCACCACCAGCGACATGAAAATCTTTAACATAAAGACGGCCACAGTGGGCACTGAGGCCTCCAAGGAGCAGTTGGCGGCACGCCGGCCAGGGAGGTGCAGGCAACCGCGCTCCAGCGCCCTGAGGTTCCAGTAATCCACATTCAGCCGCTCGTAGAAGTAGCAGATGATGACACAGGTGGCCGGGACAGTGTACAGGATAGAGAAGACGCCGATCTTCACCAtcagcttctccagcttctccgTGTTGGTGCCACCCGTCTTCATGATCTTTCTGATGTGAAAGAGGGCGACGAAGCCTGTAAGGATGAAGGAGGTGCCGATGACCAGGTAGCAGGAGAGGGGGATAAGGACAAAGCCAGTCAGGGCACTGACGTCCATGTTCCCCACGTAGCAAAGCCCTGTGAGCTCATCTCCCGCCACCTTCCGCATGGTGAGGATGACGATGGTCTTCATGGCTGGGATGCCCCAGGCGGCCATGTGGAAGTAGCTGCTGTGGGCCTCGATGGCCTCATGTCCCCACTTCTTCCCAGCGGCCAGGAACCAGGTGAGGGTGAGGATGACCCACCAGAGCGAGCTGGCCATACCAAAGTAGTAAAGGATGAGGAAGACAATGGTGCAGCCtgtgctctccagcccctcctggATGACATAGAGCTCACCGTTCTCCCGGTCGCAGGCGATGTTCTCGGCCCCTGCCACCGAGCGGATGATGAAGGCCATGGAGTAGACGTTGTAGCACATGGAGAGGAAGATGATGGGCCGCTCGGGGTACTGGAAGCGGTGGGGGTCGAGCAGGAAGGTGAGGACGGTGAAGGCGGTGGAGACGAAGCAGAGGGTGGACCAGACAGCCATCCAGATGAAGGCGAAGTCTTTGTCCTCCCGGGACCAGTAGACATCCACGCCGGGGGAGCACCGGGGCGCGCAGGAGAGGCTTTTCTCCACATATTGGAACTTCTCGGGGTTGTCGCAGGCCCCGAGCCCACTGGGGCCCCGTCCCCCGGCAGTGCCTGGTGGCCAGGGCTGCGGCGCCACAGGCAGCATCCCCTGTCCCTTGTGGGGCTCGGCAGCCGAGGCGTTCTCGGGAGCCTCCATGCAGAGGGCATTGGGGTCGTTCTTGGTGGGCAGCTTGGCGCAGTCGAGCGAGTCGGGCCAGCCGAAGTTGAACTGCTCCATGATGGGGACGCATTTGTGGCGGGCCTGCTCGCACATGGGGCGGCAGGCGGGGATGCTGGCGCTCACCTGGTGGGTGCACATGGGCGCGTAGAGCGAGCAGAGGAAGAAGCGCAGGTGGACGTGGCAGCCGTACTCCACCAGCGGTGCGAACTCGTGCAGCTTGAGGGCAGCTTCGCGCTGGCTCTCGTGGCCCAGTAGGTTGGGCATGCGGGTCAGGTTGTACCCAATGCCGCGACACATGGGGATGTCCACAGGCTGGCACCGCGCCGCGCGGCCCCGTGGGCCCTCTGGCCCCGACAGCTCGAGCCCGCGCCCGcccacccacagcacccacagcgcCCACAGCACCCGCAGAGCCCACAGCGCCTGCAGCGCCCGTGGTGCCATCACGCAGCGCTCGCGGtgcctgcactgcctgcacCACTTGCAGCGCCCGCAGCATGCACAGTGCCCTCAGCACCCTCAGCGCCTACACTGCCTGCACCATTTGCAGTGCCTGCAGCACGCACAGCGCCCGCAGCATCTACAGCACCCGCACTgcctgcagcacctgcagctcctccagcacctACAACACCCTCAGCACACACGGTACCCACAGTCCTCGCAGCACCCGCAGCACACACGGTGCCTGCAGCGCCCACAGCTCCCGCAGCTCTCACAGCTCCCGCAGCTCTCGCAGCACACACGGCTCCCGCAGCTCTCGCAGCACCCGCAGCTCCCGCAGCACACACGGCTCCCGCAGCTCTCGCAGCACCCGCAGCTCCCGCAGCACACACGGCTCTCGCGGCTCTCGCAGCACCCGCAGCTCCCGCAGCACACACGGCTCCCGCGGCTC
This region includes:
- the FZD9 gene encoding frizzled-9, whose product is MAPRALQALWALRVLWALWVLWVGGRGLELSGPEGPRGRAARCQPVDIPMCRGIGYNLTRMPNLLGHESQREAALKLHEFAPLVEYGCHVHLRFFLCSLYAPMCTHQVSASIPACRPMCEQARHKCVPIMEQFNFGWPDSLDCAKLPTKNDPNALCMEAPENASAAEPHKGQGMLPVAPQPWPPGTAGGRGPSGLGACDNPEKFQYVEKSLSCAPRCSPGVDVYWSREDKDFAFIWMAVWSTLCFVSTAFTVLTFLLDPHRFQYPERPIIFLSMCYNVYSMAFIIRSVAGAENIACDRENGELYVIQEGLESTGCTIVFLILYYFGMASSLWWVILTLTWFLAAGKKWGHEAIEAHSSYFHMAAWGIPAMKTIVILTMRKVAGDELTGLCYVGNMDVSALTGFVLIPLSCYLVIGTSFILTGFVALFHIRKIMKTGGTNTEKLEKLMVKIGVFSILYTVPATCVIICYFYERLNVDYWNLRALERGCLHLPGRRAANCSLEASVPTVAVFMLKIFMSLVVGITSGVWVWSSKTLQTWQSLCNRKLGVRTRGKPCSGVSCGGVHCHYKAPTVMLHMTKTDPYLDNPTHV